The sequence CGATAAGAGAAGGTGAAGTTAGCATCTATCTGTGCGGACCAACGGTCTATTACGATGCACATTTAGGACACGCAAAGTCAGCCGTTAGCTTTGATCTTTTAAGAAGGGTCTTAAAAGCGCTTGGTTACAAGGTCAAATTTGCAAGAAACTACACCGACATCGACGATAAAATTTTAAATAAAATGGCGCAGACTGGTCAAAGCCTAGAGGAGATCACAAACAAATATATAGCGCACTACGAGAGCGACATGGGCGCTTTAAACGTGCTTGATCCAGACTTTAAGCCAAAGGCTACGCAGTGCTTGGATGCGATCATTAGCTACATCAAGGTGCTTATGGATAGAGGTGTGGCGTATAAAACGAGTGATGGAATTTACTTTGATACGAGCAAGGATAGTGGATATTTTAGCATTAGCGGAAAGGATAATAACACCGATCTAATCGCGCGCGTGGCAAGTTTTGGAGAGAAAAAAGATGAAAAAGACTTCGTGCTTTGGAAATTTGATGAGAAATGGTACGAGAGCCCATTTGGAAAGGGTCGTCCTGGCTGGCACACCGAGTGCGTGGCGATGATAAGAGAATTTCTAAGTGACAAAGAAAATGATAAATTTGAGATCGACATACATGCTGGTGGTATCGACCTGCTCTTTCCACACCATGAAAATGAAGCAAGTCAGTGCAGATGCGCCTATCATAAAAATTTAAGCAAATACTGGATGCACAACGGCTTTATAAAGGTAAATAACGAAAAGATGAGCAAGAGCCTAAATAACAGCTTTTTTGTAAAAGACGCCCTAAAAAACGTTCATGGCGAAGTGCTTAGATTTTATCTGCTTACGAGCCATTACAGGGCGCATTTTAATTATTCAGATGAAGACTTAGTGGCTTCAAAAAAGAGGCTAGATAAAATTTATCGCCTTAAAAAAAGGGTTGATGGCGTGCAAGCTGGCGCCATAAAC comes from Campylobacter concisus and encodes:
- the cysS gene encoding cysteine--tRNA ligase, with translation MRIFDTSKREKVEFSPIREGEVSIYLCGPTVYYDAHLGHAKSAVSFDLLRRVLKALGYKVKFARNYTDIDDKILNKMAQTGQSLEEITNKYIAHYESDMGALNVLDPDFKPKATQCLDAIISYIKVLMDRGVAYKTSDGIYFDTSKDSGYFSISGKDNNTDLIARVASFGEKKDEKDFVLWKFDEKWYESPFGKGRPGWHTECVAMIREFLSDKENDKFEIDIHAGGIDLLFPHHENEASQCRCAYHKNLSKYWMHNGFIKVNNEKMSKSLNNSFFVKDALKNVHGEVLRFYLLTSHYRAHFNYSDEDLVASKKRLDKIYRLKKRVDGVQAGAINESFKNELLEALSDDLNSSKALASVDEFVKIANERLDTNPKDKAYKAEVVANLELISEILGIAITNYVEYFQFGVSNEQKEQIKRLLDERAIAKKERNFARADEIRDELENMNISIMDTPNGAVWEKNNE